The Dehalococcoidia bacterium genome window below encodes:
- the dnaE gene encoding DNA polymerase III subunit alpha — translation MNSFVHLHNHSEYSLLDGMSNLKKMVTKVKENSQSAIAITDHGNMYGAIDFYKLAKEKEIKPIIGLEAYVAKEDSYKKTPDEKSPYHLTLLAENHTGYQNLMKLVTHSNLNGFYYKPRIDKNILEKNSEGIIVLSGCPSSELSRAIINDDHKKTKNTYGWFHEVFKDNFYLEIMEHIGVPNQQKINEELIRINKASNIPYVITNDNHYVNQEDHKAHELLMCLQTNSNINDPNRFKFDDHNYHIKSTEEMYEQWRELEQGLNNTLLIAEKCNIELDLSKSLLPKYECPEGKSSMEYLRELSYKGFTKKFDSNESKLIERLEYELDVIEKTKFPDYFLVCWDIFKFVNSKKILSAVRGSAAASLVLYCLEVTRINPMEHNLVFERFLNLERREMPDIDMDFEDDRRNEVMKYCVDRYGKDHIAQIITFGTMGAKAAVRDVTRVLDLPLVVGDKLAGIIPTKVGTKIKDAQEIEEFRSLQKDSDYKKVVEFATKLEGTIRHASTHAAGVIISQDNLTNDVPLQRSTSGEDDSPPTTQYAMGAIADVGLLKMDFLGLTNLTIIGKTIELIQNSIDENFDIYNISKEDKNTFDLLSEGDTFGVFQLESAGMRKYIKDLKPSNISDIAAMIALYRPGPMEHIDRFIRSKYGKEKIKYPHEALKEILTETYGIIVYQDQVLKIAQAFGGYTLGEADILRKAMGKKIKEVMQAQKDTFIKGSLEKGFDNDIANEIFDLIEPFAGYAFNKAHSVSYAMIAYWTAYFKANYKIEYFTSLLNSYISNFEKISDCITEIRKTNITIKNPSINYSNSKFSIEEDTDNRSIRFGLSSLKNVGLASVEKIINERQQNGIFNSLEEFCKRMDSAWVNKKVLESLIKSGSLDQLGDRGSLLESTERILLQINNATKLRNSNQTTMFDLFGDEVETPTTELELNNFTTDDTQKMHWEKEILGISFTENPNHKEMLRISKINEDMIVSIDQINNADKSKAQIIIGEVRSYEKRVSRKGSEFMIVKLELIDGIIDLMIWQNKLEEVDKWIHSPIAKISGKINNRNGDISIWYDNGEMFSFDDEIIPKKIFKENLNKSEPIITIEDKKKEEKIIIEEFAKEEVNYIKEVIITLDDEKHSKNKHLMDDITRILLDNEGQIPVSIVVKNNNEKVKLNLPFANVDASKSLEQKLDNIIGLENVFYKQ, via the coding sequence TTGAATTCATTTGTTCATTTACATAATCACTCAGAATATAGTCTATTAGATGGAATGAGTAACCTAAAAAAAATGGTTACTAAGGTCAAGGAAAATTCTCAAAGTGCTATTGCAATTACAGATCATGGAAACATGTATGGAGCAATAGATTTTTATAAATTAGCTAAAGAAAAAGAGATTAAGCCAATTATAGGCTTAGAGGCTTATGTAGCAAAAGAAGATAGTTACAAAAAGACACCAGATGAAAAAAGTCCATACCACTTAACTTTACTTGCAGAAAACCATACTGGTTATCAAAATCTTATGAAATTAGTTACGCACTCTAATCTCAATGGGTTTTATTACAAGCCTAGGATAGACAAAAATATTTTAGAAAAAAATTCCGAAGGAATCATAGTTCTTTCAGGGTGTCCTTCATCGGAGTTATCAAGAGCTATAATTAATGACGATCATAAAAAAACAAAAAATACATATGGGTGGTTCCATGAAGTCTTCAAGGATAATTTTTATTTAGAAATTATGGAACATATTGGAGTACCTAATCAACAAAAAATTAATGAAGAACTAATTAGAATAAATAAGGCAAGCAATATTCCATATGTCATCACTAATGATAATCATTATGTAAATCAGGAAGATCATAAAGCCCACGAACTTTTGATGTGTTTACAAACTAATTCTAATATTAATGATCCCAATAGATTTAAGTTTGATGACCATAATTATCACATTAAATCTACAGAAGAAATGTATGAACAATGGAGAGAGTTAGAGCAAGGATTAAATAATACTCTACTAATAGCTGAAAAATGTAATATCGAATTAGATTTATCTAAGAGCCTATTGCCAAAATATGAATGTCCTGAGGGAAAGTCTTCTATGGAATACCTCAGAGAACTTAGTTATAAAGGCTTTACAAAAAAATTTGATTCTAACGAAAGTAAATTAATTGAAAGATTAGAATATGAATTAGATGTAATAGAAAAAACTAAGTTTCCTGATTATTTTTTAGTCTGCTGGGATATCTTTAAGTTTGTAAATTCAAAAAAAATCTTATCTGCAGTTAGAGGATCAGCTGCAGCAAGCTTAGTTTTATATTGCTTAGAAGTCACAAGAATAAATCCAATGGAGCATAATTTAGTATTTGAAAGATTCTTAAATCTTGAAAGAAGAGAAATGCCTGATATTGATATGGATTTTGAGGATGATAGAAGAAACGAGGTAATGAAATATTGCGTAGATAGATACGGTAAAGACCATATAGCTCAGATTATTACTTTTGGCACAATGGGAGCAAAAGCAGCAGTAAGAGATGTAACTAGGGTATTAGATTTACCCTTAGTAGTAGGAGATAAACTCGCAGGTATAATTCCCACTAAAGTCGGAACAAAAATCAAAGATGCTCAAGAAATTGAAGAATTCAGATCGCTTCAAAAAGATAGTGATTATAAAAAAGTAGTTGAATTTGCTACCAAATTAGAAGGAACAATTAGGCATGCATCAACACATGCTGCAGGAGTTATAATATCTCAGGACAATCTAACAAATGATGTTCCTCTTCAAAGATCAACATCAGGTGAGGATGATTCTCCTCCGACTACTCAATATGCTATGGGAGCTATAGCAGATGTTGGATTACTAAAGATGGATTTTCTTGGACTAACTAATCTAACTATTATTGGTAAAACAATAGAATTAATACAAAATTCTATTGATGAAAATTTCGATATTTATAATATTTCTAAAGAAGATAAAAATACTTTTGACCTACTATCAGAAGGTGATACTTTTGGTGTTTTTCAGCTTGAATCAGCAGGTATGAGAAAATATATAAAAGACTTAAAACCTTCTAACATTTCAGATATAGCAGCAATGATCGCTCTATATAGACCTGGGCCAATGGAACATATTGATAGATTTATAAGATCTAAATATGGCAAAGAAAAAATAAAATATCCTCATGAAGCATTAAAGGAAATCCTTACAGAAACATATGGAATTATTGTTTATCAAGACCAAGTACTAAAAATTGCCCAAGCTTTTGGAGGCTACACTTTAGGAGAGGCAGATATTCTAAGAAAAGCAATGGGGAAAAAGATCAAAGAAGTTATGCAGGCTCAAAAGGATACTTTTATAAAAGGATCATTAGAAAAAGGATTTGATAATGATATAGCTAATGAAATATTTGATCTTATCGAACCATTTGCTGGTTATGCATTCAACAAAGCCCACAGTGTTTCATATGCAATGATAGCCTATTGGACTGCTTATTTTAAGGCAAATTATAAAATAGAATACTTTACTTCTTTATTGAATTCATACATAAGTAATTTTGAAAAGATTTCAGATTGTATAACTGAGATAAGAAAAACAAATATAACTATAAAGAATCCTAGTATTAACTATTCAAATTCAAAATTTTCTATAGAAGAAGATACAGATAATAGGAGTATTAGATTTGGCTTAAGTTCATTAAAAAATGTAGGTTTAGCTTCTGTGGAAAAAATAATTAATGAAAGACAACAAAATGGTATTTTTAATTCCTTAGAAGAATTTTGCAAAAGAATGGATTCCGCTTGGGTAAACAAAAAAGTTTTAGAAAGTCTTATCAAGTCTGGTAGCTTAGATCAACTAGGTGATAGAGGTAGTCTGCTCGAATCTACTGAAAGAATTTTACTTCAAATTAATAACGCAACAAAATTAAGAAATAGTAATCAAACAACAATGTTTGATTTATTTGGAGATGAAGTAGAAACTCCAACAACAGAACTCGAACTAAACAATTTCACAACTGATGACACTCAAAAAATGCATTGGGAAAAAGAAATATTAGGTATTTCATTTACAGAAAATCCAAATCATAAAGAAATGTTAAGGATCAGCAAAATAAATGAAGACATGATTGTTTCAATAGATCAAATTAACAATGCAGATAAATCAAAGGCTCAAATAATTATTGGTGAAGTAAGATCTTATGAAAAAAGAGTATCAAGAAAAGGTTCTGAGTTTATGATAGTTAAGCTTGAACTAATTGATGGAATAATTGATCTTATGATTTGGCAAAATAAACTAGAAGAGGTTGATAAATGGATTCATAGCCCTATAGCAAAAATTTCTGGAAAAATTAATAATAGAAATGGAGATATTTCTATTTGGTATGACAATGGTGAAATGTTTTCTTTTGATGATGAAATAATACCAAAAAAAATCTTTAAGGAAAATTTAAATAAATCTGAACCTATTATAACTATTGAAGATAAAAAGAAGGAGGAAAAAATTATTATTGAAGAGTTTGCAAAAGAAGAAGTTAATTATATAAAAGAAGTTATTATTACCCTAGATGATGAGAAGCACTCAAAAAATAAACATCTTATGGATGATATAACAAGAATTTTACTTGATAATGAAGGTCAAATACCTGTATCAATTGTTGTGAAAAATAATAATGAAAAAGTAAAGCTTAACTTACCTTTCGCTAATGTTGATGCTAGTAAATCTCTAGAACAAAAATTGGATAATATAATTGGATTGGAAAATGTATTCTATAAACAGTAG
- a CDS encoding MFS transporter, whose product MHFSKKKPNIFYGWWIVFSAGIVQWYSSAVFWRGFPPFFDAILNTFGWSSAATGAALSIQRSESGLISPFVGTVINKFGPKRVMAFGILLTGGAFIWMSRMQDLWEFYFAITILTLGMSFGTFIIFVAVVGNWFNKNRGKAISILMSGAGLGGITVPLLVLGIDEFGWRNLLFAVGIGFWILGFPTALVLRSDPENYGQYPDGIKPETNIENDEILDAREKGMSVSNALKSGNFWKLALATGLSQAVFTSNLFHLTSFKEFGLTTAIAATIIGLSWWGDIAGRITVGFITDKFDRKILLTISFSLLTLGISGIAIMGMYENSSLLPRNIGIVMFILFFGLGFGSSVPLRLTLAADYFGRKNYGSMIGILNTVGAVFGTLSPLLVGLTKDITGEYKYAYYILSVGMILAIPLVISLKKNINS is encoded by the coding sequence TTGCACTTTAGTAAAAAAAAACCAAATATTTTTTATGGTTGGTGGATAGTATTCAGTGCTGGAATAGTACAATGGTATTCTTCTGCTGTTTTTTGGAGAGGTTTTCCACCTTTTTTTGATGCAATATTAAATACTTTTGGATGGAGCAGCGCTGCTACTGGAGCAGCACTATCTATACAAAGATCTGAAAGTGGATTGATTTCACCTTTTGTTGGTACAGTTATAAATAAATTTGGTCCTAAAAGAGTTATGGCATTTGGAATATTATTAACTGGCGGAGCATTTATTTGGATGAGCAGAATGCAAGATCTTTGGGAATTTTATTTTGCTATTACAATTCTAACCCTAGGGATGTCTTTTGGAACTTTCATTATTTTTGTAGCTGTAGTAGGAAATTGGTTTAATAAAAATAGAGGAAAAGCTATTTCAATTTTAATGTCCGGGGCTGGTTTAGGAGGAATTACTGTACCTCTGTTAGTTTTAGGGATCGATGAATTTGGTTGGAGAAATTTACTCTTTGCAGTTGGAATAGGTTTTTGGATATTAGGATTCCCTACAGCATTAGTCTTAAGAAGCGATCCCGAAAACTATGGACAATATCCCGATGGAATAAAACCTGAAACAAATATTGAAAATGATGAAATACTTGATGCAAGAGAAAAAGGGATGTCTGTCTCTAATGCTCTAAAAAGTGGAAACTTTTGGAAATTGGCTCTAGCTACAGGATTAAGTCAAGCTGTTTTCACGAGTAACTTATTTCATCTTACATCGTTCAAAGAATTTGGACTTACTACTGCAATAGCTGCTACTATCATTGGATTATCATGGTGGGGAGATATTGCTGGAAGAATAACTGTTGGCTTCATAACAGATAAATTTGATAGAAAAATATTGCTTACAATATCATTTTCACTCTTAACTTTAGGTATTTCTGGTATAGCAATAATGGGTATGTATGAAAATTCTTCATTATTACCTAGAAATATCGGAATAGTCATGTTCATATTATTTTTTGGTTTAGGCTTTGGATCTTCTGTTCCTCTCAGATTAACTTTAGCAGCAGATTATTTCGGAAGAAAAAATTATGGATCAATGATAGGAATCTTAAACACAGTAGGAGCAGTTTTTGGAACATTATCACCTCTATTAGTAGGCCTAACAAAAGATATTACTGGAGAGTATAAATATGCATATTACATATTATCAGTAGGCATGATATTAGCTATACCTTTAGTTATTTCTCTTAAAAAAAATATTAATTCTTAG
- a CDS encoding enoyl-ACP reductase produces MSVNINLKGKKGIIFGLANQRSIAWAISEKLFEAGAELAFTYLDERLLKSIDKLLEPYNSLLIKCDANNESEVKKVMKDFNEKYGEIDFIVHSIAFANREDLGGDFSNLSKDGFSLALETSSYSLVTIAREASEYFSKEGASVISMTFDASSRVYPGYNVMGTAKAALENINRQLSAQFGPAKIRFNSISAGPLPSLSARSIPGFTEMRKAHEERSPIKRPITHEEVANTALFLISDLSSGITGSIIPVDGGYGIIAL; encoded by the coding sequence ATGAGTGTAAACATAAATCTAAAGGGTAAAAAAGGAATCATTTTTGGTTTGGCTAATCAAAGATCTATAGCTTGGGCAATATCAGAAAAACTTTTTGAAGCAGGGGCAGAACTAGCTTTTACATATCTTGATGAAAGATTGTTAAAAAGTATAGATAAACTTTTAGAACCATATAACTCACTACTAATAAAATGTGATGCTAATAATGAATCTGAAGTAAAAAAGGTTATGAAAGATTTTAATGAAAAATATGGAGAAATAGATTTCATAGTACATTCTATAGCATTTGCTAATAGAGAAGATTTAGGGGGAGATTTTTCAAATCTTTCAAAGGATGGATTCTCTTTGGCTCTTGAAACAAGCTCATATTCTTTAGTAACAATTGCCAGAGAAGCTTCAGAATACTTTTCTAAAGAAGGAGCTTCTGTAATTTCTATGACTTTTGATGCTTCAAGTAGAGTTTATCCTGGATATAATGTTATGGGAACTGCCAAAGCAGCTCTAGAAAATATCAATAGGCAATTATCAGCTCAATTTGGGCCAGCTAAAATAAGATTCAATTCTATATCTGCAGGACCATTACCGTCATTATCAGCTAGAAGTATTCCTGGTTTCACTGAAATGAGAAAAGCACATGAAGAAAGATCGCCAATAAAAAGACCCATCACACATGAAGAGGTAGCTAATACTGCCCTATTCTTAATAAGTGACTTATCTTCAGGAATAACTGGAAGTATAATTCCTGTTGATGGAGGATACGGAATTATTGCACTTTAG
- a CDS encoding NAD(P)-dependent oxidoreductase → MNKILITGGSGLIGTILNKHLKDKFELINLDIKKPEEHSEKTIIGDMNSLDDVINVSKSVQTIIHLGAVINVDSDWNLVLKNNIESTRNIYESAKINKVKKVIFASSNHAVGLFENDSPYKQIVSGEYNDLDPKEIKKINKEVPIRPDSYYGISKAYGEAIGRFYYETFNIKSVNLRIGTVLRTDDPSKSIRHFATWLSHRDISQLVEKSIIHNVEFEIFYGVSNNKWRFWDIEDTQKKIFYDPIDNAENYRK, encoded by the coding sequence ATGAATAAAATTCTAATAACAGGGGGATCAGGGTTAATTGGAACTATTTTAAATAAACATCTAAAGGATAAATTTGAGTTAATAAATTTAGATATTAAAAAACCAGAAGAGCATTCTGAAAAAACAATTATCGGAGATATGAATAGTTTAGATGATGTAATAAATGTATCTAAATCAGTTCAAACTATTATTCATCTTGGAGCTGTAATAAATGTAGATTCAGATTGGAACTTAGTTCTAAAAAATAATATAGAATCTACTAGAAATATTTATGAATCAGCAAAAATAAATAAAGTTAAGAAAGTAATTTTTGCAAGTTCAAATCATGCAGTAGGTCTTTTTGAAAATGATAGCCCTTACAAACAAATTGTTAGTGGTGAATATAATGATTTAGATCCAAAAGAAATAAAAAAAATCAATAAAGAAGTTCCTATAAGACCTGATTCGTATTATGGTATTTCAAAAGCATATGGAGAGGCAATAGGGAGATTTTACTACGAAACATTTAATATAAAATCTGTTAATCTTAGAATAGGAACTGTATTAAGAACAGATGATCCATCTAAATCAATAAGACATTTTGCTACCTGGTTATCACATAGAGATATTTCTCAATTGGTAGAAAAAAGTATAATCCACAATGTCGAATTTGAAATATTTTATGGAGTTTCAAATAACAAATGGAGATTTTGGGATATAGAAGATACACAAAAAAAAATATTTTATGATCCAATAGATAATGCTGAGAATTATAGAAAGTAA
- a CDS encoding Gfo/Idh/MocA family oxidoreductase, with protein MRTKFALIGCGGMGFRHLLGYIEYLKYDKKLDLAAFVDFNEDSSSFLQQQYFNHSGKKLPLFKTFEDLSNSNLSLDSIDIATTNDTHHIIATKSMNNNLNVMCEKPIALSIKLANELLAIQKKTGKTFSVFENFRRDPINRFTKYVISSEKFGDILFAYDFESSYSEGKVMHGTGWRAKKNKGGGIVLDAGIHNADLLLYFLGPVEYVNGYSKIILPERNLIPMKESNHVLKNFYGHRIEEYKSDKSISQDAIDTVICSIIFESGALGSILISDAIPNLKFNESWIHGTKMSLKRSSSRSGKPITLEINKQKYHGDDLRNFFPDFELDPITREVFGDFDYSGFNICFEDYDKKLIALEYLDFVNSLEKKSDPEVGVLEGISSLSLAYSFIETGYVDEKISIKDFSISGHQEYLNLD; from the coding sequence ATGAGAACCAAATTTGCTCTAATAGGTTGTGGCGGAATGGGCTTCAGACATCTATTAGGTTACATAGAGTATTTGAAATATGATAAAAAACTTGATCTAGCAGCCTTTGTTGATTTTAATGAAGATTCTTCATCCTTTTTACAACAACAATATTTTAATCATTCAGGTAAAAAACTTCCATTATTTAAGACTTTTGAAGATTTATCTAATTCAAATTTATCTCTTGATTCTATTGATATTGCTACAACTAATGATACTCACCACATAATTGCAACAAAAAGTATGAATAATAATCTAAATGTTATGTGTGAAAAACCAATCGCATTATCAATAAAACTTGCTAATGAATTGTTAGCTATTCAAAAAAAAACGGGGAAGACATTTTCAGTATTTGAAAATTTCAGACGAGATCCAATAAATCGCTTTACAAAGTATGTAATTAGTTCTGAGAAATTTGGAGATATTTTGTTTGCTTATGACTTTGAAAGTTCTTATTCTGAGGGTAAAGTTATGCATGGAACAGGATGGAGGGCAAAGAAAAATAAAGGAGGAGGAATTGTTCTTGATGCAGGTATACATAATGCAGATCTCTTATTATATTTTTTGGGCCCAGTAGAATATGTGAATGGTTACTCAAAAATTATATTGCCCGAAAGAAATCTTATTCCAATGAAAGAAAGTAATCATGTCCTAAAAAATTTTTATGGTCATAGAATTGAAGAATATAAATCTGATAAATCTATATCCCAGGATGCAATTGATACCGTGATTTGTTCAATTATTTTTGAATCTGGTGCACTAGGTTCTATACTAATATCTGATGCAATACCAAACTTGAAATTCAATGAATCTTGGATACATGGGACAAAGATGAGCTTAAAGAGGTCAAGTTCTAGATCCGGAAAACCTATTACATTAGAAATAAATAAACAAAAATATCATGGAGATGACTTACGAAATTTTTTTCCTGATTTCGAACTTGATCCAATAACTAGGGAAGTTTTTGGTGATTTTGATTACTCAGGGTTTAATATTTGTTTTGAAGATTATGATAAAAAATTAATTGCACTAGAGTACTTAGACTTTGTTAACTCTCTAGAAAAAAAATCTGATCCAGAGGTTGGTGTTCTTGAAGGAATTTCTTCATTATCATTAGCTTATTCTTTTATAGAAACAGGTTATGTTGATGAAAAAATTAGTATAAAGGATTTTTCAATCAGTGGACATCAAGAATATCTTAATTTGGATTAA
- a CDS encoding SDR family oxidoreductase, with translation MNRLSNKVALISGAARGIGECTAKLFANEGASVIIGDIDYSKCKKTAKKLQKEGHDCLAVNLDVTKESDWKGTISEINSKYKKLDILVNNAGIYSTVPIENTKLDDFNSIISVNLTGVFLGTKYSIPLLRNSDGGSIINISSTAGLVGNSGSGAYGASKGGVRSLTKYTALQHAMDNIRVNSLHPGPIETEMLADKLSNLESRSASESKIPLGRIGTIKEVAMAILFFASNESSYITGAELAIDGGLTAQ, from the coding sequence ATGAATAGACTTTCTAATAAAGTAGCATTAATATCTGGTGCAGCTAGAGGGATAGGCGAGTGCACTGCTAAATTATTTGCAAATGAAGGCGCCTCTGTGATTATTGGAGATATAGATTATTCTAAATGTAAAAAGACTGCAAAAAAATTACAAAAAGAAGGTCATGATTGTCTAGCAGTAAATTTAGATGTCACAAAAGAATCTGATTGGAAAGGAACTATTTCAGAAATAAATTCAAAATATAAAAAACTAGATATACTCGTTAATAATGCTGGTATATACAGCACTGTGCCAATTGAAAATACTAAATTAGATGACTTTAACAGCATCATATCAGTAAACCTAACAGGAGTTTTTCTTGGTACTAAATACTCTATACCTTTATTGAGAAATTCTGATGGAGGATCCATCATAAATATTTCGTCGACAGCAGGTTTAGTGGGTAATTCAGGTAGCGGTGCATATGGTGCATCAAAAGGGGGAGTTAGATCTTTAACAAAATATACTGCTTTGCAACATGCTATGGATAATATTCGAGTAAATTCTTTACACCCTGGACCAATTGAAACTGAAATGCTAGCAGATAAATTATCAAATTTAGAAAGTAGATCAGCATCAGAATCAAAAATACCTTTAGGAAGGATTGGTACTATAAAAGAAGTTGCAATGGCAATTCTTTTCTTTGCTTCAAACGAATCTAGTTATATAACTGGAGCAGAGTTGGCAATTGACGGAGGCCTTACTGCTCAGTGA
- a CDS encoding ROK family protein yields MNIEIDENSDLVIGADIGGTNIRVALIDSNGNLLEKKKIENDPSSEIEIAGEKISQLCHEIAKGIPIKGIAFSSAGPINQITGEYLNPPNLSNWNKKSLIPTIKKFTGITSKVGHDATLAALAETKFGKKKGTKNLIYITVSTGVGAGIISNGNMIQGENWFAGEVGHIIINPGGPGCSLGCLGCLEGNISGTAIASIAQSMITDGHKTDILNNNKIEDINSKLVIDFSQKNDVFSKVIVTQVLENLGRGLASILATLNPEVIILGGSVAEALSKLYWEKIIFETSKYCIPFYQSNPPIQMTSLGEDASLLGASIIARN; encoded by the coding sequence ATGAATATTGAGATTGATGAAAATTCTGACTTAGTTATTGGGGCTGATATTGGTGGTACAAATATCAGAGTAGCATTAATTGATTCTAATGGTAATTTATTAGAAAAAAAGAAAATAGAAAATGACCCCTCCTCTGAAATTGAGATAGCCGGTGAAAAAATTTCTCAGCTATGCCATGAAATTGCTAAAGGTATTCCAATAAAAGGAATAGCTTTTTCATCTGCTGGGCCTATTAATCAAATAACTGGAGAGTACTTAAATCCTCCTAATCTAAGTAATTGGAATAAAAAATCATTAATTCCTACCATTAAAAAATTTACAGGTATTACGTCTAAAGTTGGTCACGACGCTACACTAGCTGCTCTTGCAGAGACAAAATTTGGAAAAAAGAAAGGCACTAAAAATCTAATTTATATTACTGTTTCAACTGGTGTAGGAGCAGGTATTATTTCAAATGGTAATATGATTCAAGGAGAAAATTGGTTTGCTGGGGAAGTTGGGCATATAATTATAAACCCTGGTGGACCAGGATGTTCTTTAGGGTGTCTAGGATGTTTGGAAGGTAACATATCAGGAACTGCTATTGCTTCAATAGCTCAATCGATGATAACAGATGGTCATAAAACAGATATCTTAAATAATAATAAAATAGAAGATATAAATTCAAAGTTAGTAATAGATTTTTCCCAAAAAAATGATGTTTTCTCTAAAGTAATTGTCACTCAAGTTTTAGAGAATTTAGGGAGAGGCTTGGCTTCTATTTTAGCTACTCTTAATCCAGAGGTAATCATTTTAGGAGGTTCAGTAGCTGAAGCATTAAGTAAATTATATTGGGAAAAAATAATTTTCGAGACATCAAAGTACTGTATCCCATTTTACCAATCTAATCCCCCAATACAAATGACCAGTTTAGGAGAAGATGCATCATTGTTGGGAGCATCAATTATTGCTAGAAATTAG
- a CDS encoding HEAT repeat domain-containing protein codes for MKKINYKELNFDIFDKTYDEIIKLSDDQILDFLGDIQDFENKNKGYDFETLILRFLHHKNNKIRLFVTKYIENSSDFSLVRKLRKIIADEKDSNIKLQAIKILGKWIEILSSKNNRKNETNRLMKFGLEFISNSISKSDQNNMLMSISHLSNEEIDKLIIDKFNSKNLDDNITAIISMGNNGNIKWIPLIEDLLENDNHEIRSKSCISLSLIGNEEHLDQIKDLLEDEELDTQKAAVEAIFNIGGPYSKDILEKLRFSPEPEIIELSKNKIAELNKFEELESDPNETNKDDSEKEYNDDDFDEYDAAKIEGWGSLNEDGTSFIAPDAIDEDINDPIKSLSDYEKPIEQPDIDD; via the coding sequence ATGAAAAAAATAAATTACAAAGAGCTAAATTTCGATATATTTGATAAAACTTATGATGAAATTATAAAGCTCTCAGACGATCAAATATTAGATTTTCTAGGAGATATTCAGGATTTTGAAAATAAAAATAAAGGTTATGATTTTGAGACATTAATATTAAGATTTCTACATCATAAAAATAATAAAATAAGATTATTTGTAACTAAATATATAGAAAATAGTAGTGATTTTTCGCTTGTTAGAAAATTAAGAAAAATCATAGCTGATGAAAAAGACAGTAATATAAAATTACAAGCTATTAAGATACTTGGAAAATGGATAGAAATTCTAAGTTCAAAGAATAATAGAAAAAATGAAACAAATAGGCTCATGAAATTTGGACTTGAGTTTATTTCAAACTCAATATCTAAATCTGATCAAAATAATATGCTTATGAGTATAAGTCACCTAAGTAACGAAGAAATAGATAAACTAATAATTGATAAATTTAATAGCAAAAACTTAGATGATAATATTACTGCAATTATTTCTATGGGTAATAATGGAAATATAAAATGGATACCATTGATTGAAGATCTATTAGAAAATGATAATCATGAGATTAGATCAAAATCTTGTATATCCTTAAGCCTCATAGGTAATGAAGAACATTTAGACCAAATTAAGGATCTTTTGGAAGATGAAGAATTAGATACCCAAAAAGCAGCGGTAGAAGCTATTTTTAATATCGGTGGACCTTATTCTAAAGACATACTTGAAAAATTAAGATTTTCACCAGAACCTGAAATTATCGAATTAAGTAAAAATAAAATTGCAGAATTAAATAAATTTGAAGAACTTGAATCGGATCCTAATGAAACCAATAAAGATGATTCTGAAAAAGAATATAATGATGATGATTTTGATGAATATGATGCTGCAAAAATAGAAGGGTGGGGATCACTAAATGAAGATGGAACATCATTTATTGCTCCAGATGCTATTGATGAAGATATCAATGATCCTATAAAGTCTCTTTCGGATTATGAAAAGCCCATAGAGCAACCAGATATTGATGACTAA